The window gcgtaTTCAAGtttgtcccttttttattcCTCCTGCCGCAGTTTGTGCAGAATTTCTCTCATTTGCACCGAATTCGTTCCCCCCGTCACCAAATcgttcctctgcctcctccctccctcacctctttctGTCGCTCTATTTTTAGAGTGCACTCTAatactctctctccctctcctgccctccctccctccctcccatgcAGTCCCACTGACCTATTTTATGGCGCACCGTCAAAGACAGGAGTGTTTACCGCTTAGCACCGTTTCTAGGTCAGTGGGACAGCGCAGACGTATGCGTGCTTCCTTCCCGCCCGCCTTTGTttctgacccctcctcctcctcctcctcctcctcctcctcctcctcctcctctcctgcaagTCTTTATGAAAATTATTCAGGGtttggggggagagaggggggctgACCCCACATTTTTCCACATCTGTTGGCGGTTGTGTCCAAATCCCCCTTCTGTTTAACATAGCTCCAGTTCCTCGAGAAAGGGAGACAAACAAGAGACGGAAGAAAGCTTGTGTAGCCACTCGCAGTAAAATTTGATTCATCTTCCCTGCGCTCTGCCCCCCGAGTTATTATATCACAGGCATGTGTAAATAAATAGTTAATAATTCTTAGCCGTGGTCAAGCTGTTTCACAGTCACgatgtggggatttttttcgAATGTGAGATTACGTAACTGGGTCATTGACTCTGGGTGGAAGCAAGAGCAATATCGTCGTATGCAGTCTGGAGAAGACGATAGATTAAAATAGTTATGTGCAGTGGCTCTGCGGTGCAGAGTAGGTGCTCTCTGATATGGGAAGGTTACACTGCACCGTCAAAAGAAGGTGGAGTTTTTCCACCATTTGTGCTACTCTGTATGGGATGGgagggtgggttttttttgttcttttttttgtcacgtgGAGATTCTTTGTTCAGGTCTCTGCCTTTTCTGCCTGTGTCATGCCGGATCGCAGTTTCCAGGCTTCGCTAcaatacagagacaaaaaccAGGCACTGCTTGTTGCAACACCCTCAAATTCCTCTCTATCCTCTCATGTCTTACATGTCAGAGtaaacccccaccccccccccaaaaaaaaaaaactgaatgtagGTCACATTTTTGCCCTTGATGCCAGGGAGTGGCAGCATTTGCTGCTTTAATCGACGCACAGTAAAGTGCGCACagtaatagtgtgtgtgtgggtgtgggagTGGGTGTCATTAAAAGATGTTTCATGTTTGTAAAGGACTCTGGGGCTCAGTGtaattatgtgtttttaatcactGCATATCAACTGTGAACGTCGTGCAGTGAGAGAACTGGAGGGAGCTTAAAAACAAGTGCAGATCCAGTTATTACATAACTCCTGGACTGCTGTCAACATCCGTCCGTGCTGCGTTcagcgttgttgttgttcactgtGGGTTGGTCAAAGCTTCGTGTTGAGCTGCGACGAAGCATAATGAGGCTCATCCCAGTGTTGTGTAATTTCAGACAGTGTGACGGCCTCCACGGAAAGGGAGCCATTACAGCTCCGATAGACCCAGagccctgcagcagcacatGTATGTTAAGTTTTGcacaggcctgtgtgtgtgctgctgctcagaccCGAAACCAAcccctttgttttcctcctgtgaAGTCTAGAAAACAAGAAAGACAACCATTGTGTTATTTatgtaatagatttttttggCACAGGTTGAGTTGTGATAAACAGACTGTGTATTGATGTCAAGCCTTAGAGATTACACTAGGATTTGCTCTACAGTTCATATTTTAAGTCTAATATGACTTATATgactaaaatgtaaatgtactaACCACAATGAACTGCATTGGTTTTTACAGCTaatccaactctctctctccctctctccccaccctCTTTCTGTCCCAGGTAGTACTCAGCAAACTGAAGCCACATCCTCAGGGAGTGCCGAAGTAGACCGACTGACCTACATCCTGTGTGAGACACTGAGAGAAGCAAGGCAGGGGCCTGACAGCCACCACTGTTCTGCTGAAGATTGAGGAAGACGCTAATAATCTCCCAAAAAAACCCGACACTTCCAGCGAGGCTCCGGAAACCGCTTAAAAGAGAGATCACCAAGCCAACTGGAAGACTCTCCTCTCAAAATCTGaactggtttcttttttttcggtCCCTTGTACACAACACTAGTTCAATGTCTGAGGTTTTTGTGGAGTTCCACCTCTTTTTAATCTTCCTGGCTAATATGGACACTTGAACGTTTTGATCTTGACAAATACGCAACAGATATCAATGAGGCGATCCCTTCAAGGAGCACAAATACCTCGTCAAGAAATCTTTGCTGATCCAGCGACATAGGTCACACTCAGTAACAAAGCAGAAGGCTTACACAGTAtcgtttcacatttttttccctcccccctttGCCCTTTGCTAGAGTCAAACTCTGGCCACCAGctgggaaaaaatggaaagtcTAAGTCTGCACCTCCCGTCCCCGAGCAACAATAATACCATGGAAGTAGACAATTTTTCTTCCTACAGCGGGAGCCTTCCATCCCCTGTTCCTGAAAGTGGAGGGCGGGCCAGCCGCCAGGCTAAAGGTAGCAAGAATAACCTGAGCTCCCGTCGCAAGCGAGAATTCATTTCTGATGAGAAGAAAGATGCTTCCTATTGGGAAAAACGGAGGAAGAACAACGAAGCGGCCAAGCGCTCTCGGGAAAAGCGTCGCCTCAATGACATGGTGCTCGAGAACCGGGTCATGGCGCTGAATGAGGAGAACGTCCGCCTGAAGACTGAACTCCTTCAGCTCAAGTTGCGCTTTGGCCTCATCAGCACGGCCTCCTACATGGAGAAAAGTCAGCAGATCTCCAACAGCAGTGCGGCAATGTGCAGCGCCGCTGGTAACGACGGCACCCCGAACAGTAACACCTACCTCTCAAGCAGCGGATACTCCAGCGCGTCCCAGGTGATGCTGAACTCTGACTCGTCTGAACCCGAGCAGTCAAGCTGTGGTGAGCGCCACGCCGCGCTCCACAGCTACTCCCCCCGGGGCTCCGTCTCCGACATGTCGGACGCCTCCTCCAGGGACAGCCCCGAGCCCATGGGCTACAACATCAAGACGGAGCCCTCAAGTATGGAGATGGCCACGCTGGAAAACAACGGGATTCCCGATAATGGGActtaccatggcaaccacacTGCTTTGGTTTCTCCCCACCAGCAGAGCAACCCATTGGCTGAAAGTGCCATGGACTACCAACACCaccaactgcagcagcagcagcagcagcagcagcaccacatgGAGGCCTCCAGCCCCGCTCCTCAGGCCACCTCTGCACAGAGGAGCGTCATCCTGTACCGCTCCAGCAGCGGCTGTTACCCCATGGAGAGCCAGAGGTCGGAGGAGCAGCACCCCTCGGCCTCAAAGTTCTCTGACTGCACAGTGAGCGTCACAGAGGTCGCCGAGAAGCTTGAGAGGACGAAGACTTTGGACTCGCCTCAGTATGAATACGCCAACGGTCACGCTGAGTCggcggaggagctgcaggagaagtACAATCCCGCCGCCCAACAGCACCGCGACAGCCACCATCACTACAGCTACGAGGATCAGGAGGACAGTCGTCAGCACCAGAACCCCTTCGCCCCTAATCTGATCCACAACACTGAGGAGGGCAAGTCCTCCTTCGCGCAGCACAACAGCTACCTCAACACACTGGACGAAGAGCCCCCGGTGCTCACCTACGAGGGAGGCCCCCGGGCTGAGGGTTTCTACCAGGAGAACTCCTCCGCTAAAGACACCTCCTCCAGCGACGGGGACCCTCGCAGCTCTGACAAAGAGGCCTCCACGGACGACGagtccccctcctcgtcctcctcagaCACCAGCAGCTACCACCAGAAGGCAGCGGGGGCGACTGGTTCGCACGGAGAGTGCCACGCCGAGGTCAAGGGCACTGCTCTGCCGCACAAGCTCCGCCTCAAGTACAGAGCGATGTCCAATGGGGCGGCGGGGGCGCAGGTGGAGGGCCTGTTCAACACGTCCATGTCCCCCTCTCCCACCTTACCACAGCACCCTTACCTCGCTCTACCCAGCAACCCTCACAGCGGCCAGGCCAATGGGGAAAGCAAAGAGAACGAGTACGCAGATGTGTTCAGGCCGCCCGTGAGCGAAAGGGCGGAGGTGAAAAAGGGATCCAGCAGCGGGAGAGGCGGGCGCAATAAGAGGCGTGACTAAGGACAAATGGGAGCAGCCTGAACTTTTTCTTATCACCTCTGTTGTCTATAGACAGACAACTACTACTAGGACTCACATCGCCACCTTACAAGACAGAAGTGACGTCGGTGATCTGTGTGAGGTGCAGTCAGAATGTGATTTCACAATGGACTTTCACTGTGTCACCTGTTCCCCCTTCCCTCTACTCTCTCCTACCTCCCACCCGGCCCTCCATGTAAAAACACTTAAGGAGGGAGGGGACGGAATGAAAACTCTACAGAGATGGAGTCTGGGGTGTTTCTCTGGTGGAATATTAAAACAATACTCAATTATTCATGGCTGTGAGCTGCCTCGGTGGCCGGCCAGCATCTACTGTGGCATTTTGGAAACATTCCTTTGACCAAAGATACACATCCTTCCTTTTTGGCAAAGAGTCACATTCTTCCTCTGAACACGTCAGTACCATTTGattcccccacccccctcaaaaaaaaaccttctcatCATCCGAACACAAGTCCTCTTTACGTCTGAAGCACTTAGATTGTATATTACTGTGACATATAAATTTGCATatatggaatatatattttacgaagaaaaaaacgtggcagaaaaacaaaacaaaaagcagcgGGAGAAAAGGAAGTTGTAGACTTCCAAAGTGATTGGTTTGTTCTTGTCGAGACACCTTGTACAGTCCCTCTTTGTCTAGACGATGCCTCAAAGATTAGTTCAAAGTATGAGCCgcaacttgtttttaaaaaaaagaagaaaagaaaagaaaaaaaaaaccagaagaaTGGTACACTTTTTTCAGACTCAGCTCGGGTTCCTCGTTCAGGTGATCCAAGCTCTCTGACACTCAGAACTGTCGAAGCGGTCTAGGCCAGTTATTCTTGTATCAACCAAGGCTATGCAGTCACACATTGCTGTCGGCAAAACCTGACAAGCACAAGGCGAGCCCCGTTCGCCAGCCGTGCCACAGAAATCAACACAACTTCATTTTTCTCCGGTTCTCCGGTCGTAAAAAAAACCAGCAAagctgctcttctctcttcatAAGGTGCCTCTTTTATCGTGTCGTCCCTCGTCCCCCACATCGGCCCAACGTCTTAATGATCCCACTCACGTCTGCACTGAGTTGTTCTAGCGATAGTAGCTGCAGTAGATCACACGCGTCTGTACAAGTTTTAACTGTTTCACTTCCCTGGTGCCTGCCTCTGGTCACTATGTATAAATGTAAAGTTGTCTCTCGATCTCTTGTATActgctgtcatttatttttatttttattttattaatattgttattttctattatattctgttattatttttggttATTATTATGTGTACTTTTCTGTCATGCCTATTGTGTCATTTTTGCTCTATGCTCTTCCTGGTTGTGCTGTGTATTTAACCCTCGCTGCCCTTCGCCCCAGTTACCATTTGTACTATGTGTTACTGTATAACCCGTGCTGTTCGCCGAAAGGCTTtctaaaatgagaaaaaaaagataattcatTTAAGGCTTGTCCAGAAGTGATTATGTATCGTTATACATCACGTGGATATGCAAAatggttacaaaaaaaaaagacccactcagttttgaatgtgaaagattcaaagtgagggggaaaaaaataaaaaggttgttGAATTTACAAATGTCTCATGAAATATTTGTGTCTCTCTTATGAAATgctgacgcacacacaaacactcgcaTCCAGACCAGGCTCGTTTTTTCTTCTAGCATGACACCAAGTAGCGGATTCACAGCTCGCAGACAACAACATCCCAGTCTGCCGGTGCAGCTCGGTGTGAGTCGACACGGCCAGAAACACTTCTCCGCTTCGTCACCGAGCAGCCCACTGCCTACTGGCACAGATTCTCTGAAGTGAACTGAAATATGGGAAAAATACACCACAGTGTGTGGTGCTTCAGTGCAGGAGGGAATCCGTTGTCCAAACCGAACCTCGGCTCGAATAGTCACGTCGTGTTTTTGAACTGACAGTCACAAAATACATGACTCCAGTGTAAACAACGAAGTACACCTTGTATTTCGAAAAACAGACTGTGTTCCCACAAGAGTCTATTCATTGGTTAATATATCTttctttaaactgtaaaaaaacacaaaagttggGCAGTtaattcaaacagaaaaagggaCAGAATTAATAAGACACTGAACAATTATTTTACCTTGACTGAAAACaagagtttttaatttttgattATAAAGTACTAAACATGCGGTGcattttaaaccattttttgatttttgagcAAAGATagaactgcctttttttttacatcaacttAACTGGAAGCCTTAATACTAAATATAATGTAGTGTTGCATCAAAAGAAGCAGTTCCACGTTAGCGGTTATGATACTTTTGCTTTCTGGGTCCGGTCACAATTGCACAACACCATGAAACCAATAATGTGTCTTACGTTGACAAaaaatggagagacagagagagagagacagagagatatcACAGAATGTGTGAGTgcaacaagcaaaaaaacaagttacACAACTGCCTTGGGAGGAATGTGCGTCAGACTGTAAAGTGCAGCAGCCTGCATCTGACCCTGCTGCTAATGGAACAATAGCTGATGGGAACTGAAAGCTGGCATGGGGCAGAGCTTGCCACTGACGAGGGTTACATAAGAGCCATTATAGCGAGGGGAGAGCCTATCagaccacagagctgctgcaatACCAGGGAAACGCCCCGAGTTTCTTGAGATTCTCAGGGAAGGCAACTGCGGAGCCTGACATGAGGACAAACAAGgggaaaacagtgaaaacaacaacaacaacacacctgtGCACATGTTTTCATGCTCCCAGGTTTCATCCAACACCCGGGGGGGCTTCGTGTTGTGCATGTTCGTGATACTTCCAAGTGTACAGTGACAGAAGCTCACTTTTGCATCTCTCCTGCAACAGATAAGAGGAAGGATGTAgctgtgtgaaagcagctgacCACAGGCGTTTTGTCACTAATGTGCAAATCAAATGAGTTTTCACTTCTGCACTCCATGTCACACCAGCCGGAGCGAGGAGACGTTCACTGTGAGAACCTGCAGTGCTTTGTGGGGCactttcctttcctcctttcctcccctaAACCCTTTCCCtgcccacctccctcctctcctctcctctcctctcgtcccctctccctatctcttgttttctctccccacttcactccttccctttttcccccaACCCCGTCTTTGAGCTGTAAAAGCTGCTTTGTGTTCCGCGGAGACTTTTGAAATTACGGGGCCAGGAGAGTAAAAGTAGGTCAGTGAGGAGGATgtaggggagggagggggggggggggcggagggggtgaggagaaagagagagagagttattcacagtgggagggagggaaggaggggcgggggg is drawn from Scophthalmus maximus strain ysfricsl-2021 chromosome 8, ASM2237912v1, whole genome shotgun sequence and contains these coding sequences:
- the nfil3-5 gene encoding nuclear factor, interleukin 3 regulated, member 5, which produces MESLSLHLPSPSNNNTMEVDNFSSYSGSLPSPVPESGGRASRQAKGSKNNLSSRRKREFISDEKKDASYWEKRRKNNEAAKRSREKRRLNDMVLENRVMALNEENVRLKTELLQLKLRFGLISTASYMEKSQQISNSSAAMCSAAGNDGTPNSNTYLSSSGYSSASQVMLNSDSSEPEQSSCGERHAALHSYSPRGSVSDMSDASSRDSPEPMGYNIKTEPSSMEMATLENNGIPDNGTYHGNHTALVSPHQQSNPLAESAMDYQHHQLQQQQQQQQHHMEASSPAPQATSAQRSVILYRSSSGCYPMESQRSEEQHPSASKFSDCTVSVTEVAEKLERTKTLDSPQYEYANGHAESAEELQEKYNPAAQQHRDSHHHYSYEDQEDSRQHQNPFAPNLIHNTEEGKSSFAQHNSYLNTLDEEPPVLTYEGGPRAEGFYQENSSAKDTSSSDGDPRSSDKEASTDDESPSSSSSDTSSYHQKAAGATGSHGECHAEVKGTALPHKLRLKYRAMSNGAAGAQVEGLFNTSMSPSPTLPQHPYLALPSNPHSGQANGESKENEYADVFRPPVSERAEVKKGSSSGRGGRNKRRD